A stretch of DNA from Lycium ferocissimum isolate CSIRO_LF1 chromosome 4, AGI_CSIRO_Lferr_CH_V1, whole genome shotgun sequence:
TTAAATCCATCTTTGTTTGGGACTTCAGTTTTGTAGTATCAGATTTGTGGTAACTAACTGGTCTTGGTTGCATACAAACATCACTGTCACTTGAATCATAAGGTTTACTTTATTACTTATTTCCAGTTCAATCTGGGAAACTACCGGTCTGGATGTTATGTTAATGTTATCATAACATCTTATTTTCAATAAAAACTTCAGCTCTTTCTTCTAGTAGACAAAATAACGATACGAAAGACCTTTTTTACATTATCATGATCATAATAAGCATGAGTTGGTATAAGTCATTACTTATGgacagttatgttatgttatgttatcataacatcttattttcaaaaaaacttCAGCTCTTTCTTCTAGTAGACAAAATAACGATACGAAAGACCTTTTTTACATTATCATGATCATAATAAGCATGAGTTGGTATAAGTCATTACTTATGGACAGTTACATGCCTTAAAATGTGCACCAGCGACCCTTCTCTACCTAACCCTCATCAAGAAAATGGTAACTACACCAACCAGTCAATAGGAGATGCACATACTACAGAATACAACACATTTAAACCAAATTAGAACAAATTAAATTCAGCAAATTAAGGATATGTTATTTTGAGACGTACCAGCAACATTGATGTTCTCAACAATGTAAAGAACGTTATCCTCATTGATCTCTCCCTTCTGTTGAGCATCAAGAATGTGATCCATGGCACATCTTAGAGCATTGCTGTCCATACTCTTGGTATTTGCAAGCTTCCTGCACAAAGCAATAAAAATGTTACAAACTAATAGTACCTCAAAGCACTTCAACTAGCACTCAATCTTACAACCTTGGGATATTCCAACTCTTTACCAGGTGGTAAAGGGTCCGTGTTCATATTATCTGTCTTTCGGTTTTTGCATATCCTTGTAACAATATTTGGCTAAACCACCCTCATCTCTCTTTAAAAAACCCTCTTAATTAATGCTCCACTAATTGCAACAGTAAGAGTAGATCTAGAAAAAAAAGTAACGAagtctaattttttttgaagtatCAAATGTTCTAAAACAAGTTTAATTTGCTAAAAGGACTAAAATTTAAACCAGAGGTACTCCTTCCAATCCTTTTTATTTGTAGCTTAAACCACACAAATTTGGTCAAAAATATTATTAGCTTTGGATTTCAGAAggattaattaatttttttctaaattcatCCTTAACGGTCCAAGATTTAGTCAACTTCGGATAAGAAAATGGACCTTGGGTTTAACTCAGCCTAAAAGCATATAAAGAGCAATTGGAACATCCACACCGTGTGGGACTTCCAACACCACTCGCACGTACAGGCCTGCCAACTAGACCGTGGGCAACACATACAGGGCCTAACATCGACGTAGATCTGATACCATGATAGGAAAATTTAACTTGGGTGTACCCCAAATTCAAAAGctaaaagctagctcatgagtaGAGGATTGCCCAAAATCATATAAAGAGTCCAATTGCACCGTCCTGTAGATGCAGGACTTCCAACAAATTCCCCTAAATAATTAATGCTATTGAATGGTTTCCTTGCCAAAACTTTACAATGACAAGGTCATAGTTCTGGAAATCCAGAGGGAGATTTAGTCAGACTCCCCAATTGGCTTGAGATTTAGAAGAAAAGGTGCCTTATGATAAGGCAATTATTCTCTCTGAGGTGGGGTGGGAGGAGATTCCTATTAAATAGACCAAAAAGATCAAGAACAACAGTGTTTGATGTGATCCCCACACCCCAAAGATCTTTACCAGCAGCAGACCTATTTTAAAGGACAGAGTTAATAAAAATTGATTCTTTAGATTGTTCCTATATCctagacattttttttttatgacatgggaaTCCGCAGcagctacccttcgggtgcgcacaggatAAACTCAGCGCCcggtgcgacgagctcgacccagaaggcaaatcccctaccagaaggcaaatcccctacTGTCGTAGGcaggggtttcgaacctgagaccaccattatgaaagccccatgctcaaccaactgagccacccttgcgggttaTATCCTAGACATTTATATTAAAAGAATAAAACTGAGGATAATGACAAATTGAGCATAAAGTGAGGTGAACTTACTTTCTTTCATCAACAAAGTAGTCTTTGAATACCTTCAACCTCTTCTCCGTAAGCTCTTTACACATCTTCAAATAACCTCTCAAGAAAGGCCTCAAAATGGGAATAAAATCACCATAGTTGTACTCAAAGCTCTGAGACAATCTACTCCTCTCACCATTCAAAGCCTTAAGCTTTACATAGAGGGGATCATCTTCACTGTCAAATCTTCTATCAAACATAATCCGAAACatattattatacatcataagtTGCAATCTCTTCCTTAAAACAATCCCATTAGTAGCAGATTCTGGATTCTTTTTCACATCCTCAACCACACTTGCCACCTCAGACTCCCACCCACACCTATATTGTTGCACCACTTTATTAGTAAAAAAGGGTACAGTCATAATTCTCCTCATTTTTCTCCAATGTTCACCATACACTGTAAAAACCATATCTTGGCCTTTTCCAGTAAAGATATCAAAAACAACATTTCTTGTTCTTGAACCAAATTCAACCCCTTGGGTGTGTAAAACTTCTTTAGCTAATTCTGGTGATGACACAACAACCAAGTTACGTTGGCCCATTCTAAGCAAGAACAAATCACCAAATTTCTTGGCATATTCAGTAAGGTTTCTATGGTTTAAATCATCACCAACTTGAAGCCAATTCCCAAAAACTGGTACTGGAATTGGACCTGGGGGTAACTTAAAACGTTTGCTACGCAATTTAGAGACGACAATAGCAATTAAAATGGCAAAGAAAAGGCCAATTAAGGTCTTCTCTAATAAGAGAAGATCCATTTTAAGGACAATGGAAATAAGTTTTTTGTGGGAAATTAAAGAAAAGGGGTGTTTTTGTACTTGCCAATAAAGTGTGTCAAGTGTGAGTATTTATAGAgggaaaatgtgaagttaggtGGAGAGATAACGGCGTTAAGTTTAACGGAACGGTAGATGGGGTTAGGTAGAGGAAAGAGCGATGGTGGGGGGTTTGGTGAGTTTGTCAAGACTTTGGCTAGATGCATACatcattgatgttgttgattattttaattttatagcCAAGATTGACTTTGTCAGGTAACTTTTTCAAGAAATGATCAATTATGTCTAGTTACAATTTCAATAGAAGGAAAAGAATTTAtaacttttttatatatttctttctataacttggttGCGTTAGTACTCACTGAATCATAATAATTGTTATCATAGACTACAAACTAATTTTTGGATGAGATTGAATTATTAGGCGACTTTCTCACTTGTTACCGACTAGATTCGTCACGGTTTAGATTTCGTAATATGATCCGTTCAAGTTTAATTTTATGATTGTGTCAGGTTGTACGCGAAATCTAATACTAAATGAAAAAGACTTTTGGCACATAAATTATTtacatataatttatttaaagAACCTCATTAAATTTTTGTTGTTTCAAAAATGTCTTCTTCGTTTTTAAAAGAGtcataaaaaagtaaaatacaaATGCTAGGATTAAAGAGTTTctgttaaatattttttttttaaattaggtTGAAATTCTTTCACATAAACTAAATATGTActataatatatgaaaaatatctttatattttgtgatTGAAGCACATCATGTCATTTTTATAaaagaatatcattaaataaAACAGAAATGTTAGAATTAAAtagatttaaaatataaaattatatcaATCTTGTTTAATCAAAGTATATAAAAAGAGAAGATGTGTACAAAGCAAGTAGTTCTCTTGAGCACGTTGTTTGAGTTTCTTGTCACTTTGAACAAGTTGTATATGCAGCCTTTGTTCTAAtaccctttcttcttctttttttcttttttttttttaagaaacacaATACGTTGACCAAAGTTAGAGGAGAAAGAACTTGTCCAAAATCTCCATTTACGTGGATGTATTTTTGACAAGAAGAGTCTACAAACGAGAGATCTGGAAGATACATAATTGTCGCCGTCCAAAATTTAAGGATTCGTGACCGACAcccaataatttttaaattgtgAGAATTAAGTTAATTCAAGTGTTAACGCAAACAAATAATGAACAGTGGAATTACGACGTCCCAAGTCGTATGAGGATAGAGAATGTACTGATGAGTCTAATTCAAATACAAAATAAGTCGTAGAAATGAGTTAACACGAGATAATCAAGATGGCAGAATGAGAATTTTCATCCAGGGgttcaaaattctaaaaggtaaaTATCTGAAGAAGTCGGGGGTTAAcacctactatatatacaaaataaaataatttttaagtttgaaaatacattaaattTTTTAGCTAGTGGGTTCTATGAACCCCTGGATATAagctggctccgcccctggaGATAACCCCTCATATAAATAGAGGAAAGTCcaatcatcttcttcatttaaCTGGATAATATGAAGGGAAAGTAacacaaatacaactttttcaaatggtaattaaaaagattacaacTACTTTAGAAAAATTACATAAtacaacttattcaaaattttaatttcttaattacaaaaatacaactttttacatttctaaaatatcaataatacttaattttagGAGCTACTACCATTAATGCATATCcactttttactttctctttctttcaaaatcattagaatgtaaacataacaaaatcaacTTTAAATACCATATTCCATCTACCCTtttaaaaagacttttttttttctttcatttcctactttttattcttctttttttaatttccttgatgatgattcaattatttttttgtgagtaaaagaaattatttgaatatattaatattaaaaaaagtacatgaaaagatatggTATAAGAAATgtacatgaaaatataccttaAAAAGTAAATGGTATATTCAGATTGGTATATTTAACTGAAAAGATGATAACaaaatttttgtgaaatataatagtagaaattagtatagttaagtttgtatattatctatagtacataatataataatattatttgtgtatacctaatatatgaatatattactCTATGTGCCAACTAATTGTACTCTACAATAacatataaagtataaaatatacaatatacaatatatagatAGAATAATATAATTACTTATGGATTACCACTAAAATatgatcttaattaataatCGACACCCCATCCCATTAAACTTGGCTTCCTTTCTGCCATCACATATTTGctattcagtttttttttttttttttctcttttccatgaaatagaaaaattaactcaattaaatatatatttgtatatatttaatataataaaaaatatatgcctaatatatacaataatgtatgtggtcaaagatatatatataagatactttttgtttaatatacataagaaattattttatatatagtatatactagttaatatacataaaaatattatatatagtatttaATAGTGAAATATACGTAATATTTAAgtacaagaatatatatacgtgttcaaggaattgtataatatatatcatatagaCAGTAGTATACTATTTTATGGATTAATGCTAGTTGAGTATATTGGGATGTTTAGATAAGTAATTAATgtgttttgatatgtatttaGGCTATCGCTAATATAGGAAACTCCTTATAATTAGCCTTTTATTCATAgcaacatttttttatttatggtatGAAATTTTACATATACCCTAAATATagagtatatattgtagattatgaaatattttacttatttacttgtATTTACGTAACTTCCCCTAATTTGAAGCCCCTGCTCGCACGGGCCCGATGtgacttttttgaaatttcatacTCCATTACATATAGagcaaatttaaaatttatgtctatttttcctatttaattaaaattgaaagaaaaaatgtatatataatttcacAAATTTGTGTGGATATTTTAACCAACATTTTGTTGGTCTGAAGCAAAATTTTAGAACAATTAAAGTAATAAAGTAACTTAATCCTACAATTTTGTCAAGTATTGTTAGTATTAGGGCTTAATAcattgttattttcttaaacttgcCAACAAATTTTATCTAGACACTTAAACATATGTCTTTTTCAATTAAGCACTTGAACGCGTGATAAACTGTTCCTATTAGATACTTCAAACTTAAATTTTGATAAACTTTCTATACGTATTCTCAAATGACTATTATGTAAGTAAGTtaaccatttaaaaaaaaaaaaaaaagtcccctCATTTACTCATCAACCTTAATTGGAACATGCTTGATGTATTAAGCATagtattaattatgataaaaatctttttttttaatataaagtaCTATGAATCTAGCAttcaaatttctttttaccattgtataatataataatataaattcaTGAGGTTGATTTTTTATGCATTATTGTCCTAAAGGTCATTCCTTCAGATTTCTTGCTCATAAGTTGAATCTATAATTTCATGAGGATGAATTATTATACGTTATTATCCTGAAGAACTTACTTTCCAATATCTTACACATTAGTTggatttataaataaatagtgTAAATCATTATTGAAAGAAACTAAGTGTGTAATTTATCTTAACCGATACTAAAAAAGAATGTTAGCACGGTACATATTTATTTCAATACTTACGTTCTTAATAAAATGATGCATAGTAAAttattttgtttcatttatGTCACTGTAATGAAAAGTATTACACATAATTTTAAATCAGAAGCGTATTTTAGACTATCCTATGAAGATTTAATATTAAATTCTTTTACTGAAGTTTCTTTGTTTACGATTTATAGATAAAtatcaaatcaattaaaataaataatttcctATCCCAAATAGTAAAATGGAAAATTGTTATGTTTGGCTCTGTTAGTGGTGATTAGGCTCTAGTAGATGATATAGAGAGCCATGATTAGATGAATAATCATTTCTTCGCCCGGactgtccttcttttggggtggttttgaatttttgtccctcaaattgctggtctttaatttttgtccttcgcttaaaaaagtgaccgaaaataTCCCGAGGTTCTGTGTTTTTGAACCGCCGTTCAGtcaaaagaaaaatcacaaGGTAAGGCTTTGCAAAAAGTTATCTTAaggtataactaaaagtttgtcttataaGACAAAGTCTGCCGTCTCcagcaaacttttagttataccttaaggcaaagtttgtcgtataaggcagactttttgcaaagcgtcttgccttgtgattttatttttatttttatgactaagcCGGGGTTCTAACCCAAAACCTCGAGGTATTTTAAGCGAGGGggaaaacttaaagaccagcaatttgaggggcaaaattaaagaccacccgtGCAAATTTATGTGACTTTAACCAAATGATAGAGTAACCTTTACAAGCCCAATGGTGATAGGAGACTTTGAGAAATATTGATCATTcttccaacttttttttaacaaggGAAGAAAACTAGAAATACAATTATTATTTTGAGAATAAAAAGGTGGAGCGAGACACGGGTTAGGTCACGAcagagattatttttttttcaaagattttgtttattattattattattacatagAGGgcaggggaaggggaaatgggaagggaattACAACGTGGGATTCAAACTCTCActaacaaggtgaaagttcaggtagccaattAATTGAGCTACTAGATCCTTACCACGACAGAGAAAAGTAGCAATCGGACCAACGGAAAAGACAATCACAAAAATGTACCTAATACCTAAGTAGGTTAAATAAATTTGATGTCGTTTACAAGATGGGGAATGCACCTGACTAGGTTAGGTCTACAAGAAGATAGGGAAAATGATCAATTTTACAACTCAACTATTGAAAATATGATAACTATGCCCTCCTTTTGATTTTGGTTCCAAAAAGGTCCTGTCGTTACTCAAATAGCTCACTCATACCCCCTCAAAACTAAGGCATCTGCGTGTAATTAAGAAAAGGACAAAGAGCCAGTATGTGTACTTTCGCATCATAGGGTGAGTAGTCTTTGGACATATTATGTGAAAGCACACGTGTTCAAAGCCAGTATGTGTACTTAAGCCAGTATATGTAATTAAGAAAAGGACAAAGAGCCTGTATGTGTACTTTCGAATAATAGGGTGAGTAGTCTTTGGACATATTATGCGTAAGTACACATGTCCAAAGCCAGTATGTGTACTTAAGCCAGTATGTATACTTTCGCATAATATGTCCAAAGACTTTCGCATTGCGTGTTGAGTCCAAAACTAAGGCATCTGCGTCCATATATAGCATACTTATTTTTTGGAttacccaacttatttttttgagcttatttttattataaaatgacttataagttggtcaatcaaacactcaaaaaagcccCTTCATAAACTAATTTCACTTACCCGAAAATGCCTAGCTTCTCTTTCCATGAGAAACACCCAGCAATTAATGCTATTTAAAGTTGTGTCCTTTTgtgtattaatattttttttccttttataacTAGTTTCTCCTTTTTGTATGTTGGCAAGTGGGATTgtgtcttttattttttcattttggatTTTGGATTTtgtcttttttctattttatctttttccttttttctttctgttttttttttcttttgaatgataaaacaaaatataaaggcaAAAATAGTAATTGATTATGtttatattaataaaaatataaaacaaataaataacgaGACTACAAGAacaaataattaagaaaaatactaaagtcactagtttatttattaaaatctaaattaataaaaaaacatttttataatttttcacttttgtaaatgaaaacaaaacttaTATCTAAAGTGTGACtttgttttttgtatatatatatttttttacaagAATTTACTTGCTAAaatgttataaaaaataaaatatcaaagaTTAAGCTTAAATTCTATCTGttgtatttttatataattcttTTTGAAGAAATGAACATGTCCTTTATGATACCGTGTCAGTATATGATGTATACAACATGGGTATCATAAAAGActaaggaattttttttaaagattgaatcagtcctttatgataccccggcagtatataatatataccatatgggtatcatagaggactgagaaGTGTATGTTTAGTGTTTAAGGAATGAACTAGTCTCTATAAGACCctgttag
This window harbors:
- the LOC132052966 gene encoding trans-cinnamate 4-monooxygenase C4H2-like; protein product: MDLLLLEKTLIGLFFAILIAIVVSKLRSKRFKLPPGPIPVPVFGNWLQVGDDLNHRNLTEYAKKFGDLFLLRMGQRNLVVVSSPELAKEVLHTQGVEFGSRTRNVVFDIFTGKGQDMVFTVYGEHWRKMRRIMTVPFFTNKVVQQYRCGWESEVASVVEDVKKNPESATNGIVLRKRLQLMMYNNMFRIMFDRRFDSEDDPLYVKLKALNGERSRLSQSFEYNYGDFIPILRPFLRGYLKMCKELTEKRLKVFKDYFVDERKKLANTKSMDSNALRCAMDHILDAQQKGEINEDNVLYIVENINVAAIETTLWSIEWGIAELVNHPHIQQKLRDEIDTVLGPGVQVTEPDTHKLPYLQAVVKETLRLRMAIPLLVPHMNLHDAKLAGYDIPAESKILVNAWWLANNPAHWKKPEEFRPERFFEEEKHVEANGNDFRFLPFGVGRRSCPGIILALPIIGITLGGLVQNFELLPPPGQSKLDTTEKGGQFSLHILKHSTIVLKPRSF